From Klebsiella electrica, the proteins below share one genomic window:
- a CDS encoding transporter substrate-binding domain-containing protein, whose protein sequence is MTRALSVLLLTTLLAAGAASATTLHFGTTTANPPFETVNAKNQPSGFDIDLAKALCKQMQAECKFTPQDFNTLIPALRFKKFDAIIAGIEVIPMREKQVAFTQPYRQTLSGVVVTAKGAAHRFADLQGKKLGVVKGTVHQHYLHDTQKRVNVIGYDNDASALAALKDGSVNAVMGDQTTLDPWLQDNPDYAMMDERATDPKYYGKQYAIAVRKDDPELLNAMNAALEVVKASPDFQVMEQRWFK, encoded by the coding sequence ATGACAAGAGCGCTTTCCGTCCTGCTGCTGACCACGCTGCTTGCTGCAGGGGCAGCATCCGCGACGACGCTACATTTCGGCACCACGACGGCCAATCCGCCCTTTGAAACCGTGAATGCGAAAAACCAGCCCTCGGGATTTGATATCGATCTGGCCAAAGCGCTGTGCAAACAGATGCAGGCCGAATGCAAATTTACCCCTCAGGACTTCAATACCCTGATTCCCGCGCTGCGTTTTAAAAAATTCGATGCCATCATTGCCGGCATTGAAGTTATTCCCATGCGCGAAAAGCAGGTCGCCTTTACCCAGCCCTATCGTCAGACGCTCTCCGGCGTGGTGGTGACGGCAAAAGGGGCGGCCCATCGCTTCGCCGATCTGCAGGGCAAGAAACTCGGCGTCGTGAAAGGCACCGTCCACCAGCACTATCTGCACGATACACAAAAAAGGGTCAACGTCATCGGGTACGACAATGACGCCAGCGCATTGGCCGCGTTGAAAGACGGGAGCGTGAATGCCGTGATGGGCGACCAGACGACCCTCGACCCGTGGCTGCAGGATAATCCGGATTACGCCATGATGGATGAACGCGCGACCGACCCGAAATACTACGGCAAGCAATATGCCATTGCGGTACGTAAAGACGATCCGGAGCTGCTCAATGCCATGAACGCTGCGCTGGAGGTGGTTAAGGCATCGCCTGACTTCCAGGTGATGGAACAGAGGTGGTTTAAATAA
- the orn gene encoding oligoribonuclease, producing MSADENNLIWIDLEMTGLDPERDRIIEIATLVTDAHLNILAEGPTIAVHQSDAQLALMDEWNVRTHTGSGLVERVKASTQGDREAELATIEFLKQWVPAGKSPICGNSIGQDRRFLFKYMPELEAYFHYRYLDVSTLKELARRWKPEILSGFKKQGTHQAMDDIRESVAELAYYRENFIKL from the coding sequence ATGAGTGCAGATGAAAACAACCTGATTTGGATCGATCTCGAAATGACCGGGCTGGATCCTGAGCGCGATCGCATTATTGAAATCGCCACTCTGGTGACCGATGCGCACCTGAATATTCTGGCGGAAGGGCCGACGATTGCGGTTCACCAGTCCGATGCGCAGCTGGCGCTGATGGATGAGTGGAACGTGCGCACGCATACCGGAAGCGGACTGGTTGAACGCGTTAAGGCCAGCACCCAGGGCGATCGCGAAGCGGAACTGGCGACGATTGAATTCCTCAAGCAGTGGGTTCCTGCCGGGAAATCACCGATTTGCGGGAATAGCATTGGTCAGGATCGCCGCTTCCTGTTCAAATATATGCCGGAGCTGGAAGCGTATTTCCACTACCGCTACCTTGACGTCAGCACGCTGAAAGAGCTGGCGCGCCGCTGGAAGCCGGAAATCCTTAGTGGTTTTAAAAAGCAGGGTACCCATCAGGCGATGGATGATATCCGCGAGTCGGTAGCGGAGCTGGCCTACTATCGCGAGAACTTTATCAAGCTGTAA
- the rsgA gene encoding small ribosomal subunit biogenesis GTPase RsgA → MSKNKLSKGQQRRVKANHQRRLKTTSEKADYDDNLFGETSEGIVISRFGMHADVESADGSVHRCNIRRTIRSLVTGDRVVWRPGKDAADGVNVKGIVEAVHERTSVLTRPDFYDGVKPIAANIDQIVIVSAILPELSLNIIDRYLVACETLDVEPLIVLNKTDLLDADGMAFVNEQMDIYRGIGYRVLMVSSRTQDGLKPLEEALTDRISIFAGQSGVGKSSLLNALLGLHEDQILTNDVSDNSGLGQHTTTAARLYHFPHGGDVIDSPGVREFGLWHLEAEQITRGFVEFHDYLGRCKYRDCKHDSDPGCAIREAVENGHIAESRFANYHRILESMTQVQVKTRKSFSSSDD, encoded by the coding sequence TTGAGTAAAAATAAACTCTCCAAAGGCCAACAGCGCCGCGTGAAGGCCAACCACCAGCGCCGCCTGAAAACGACTTCGGAGAAGGCCGATTACGATGACAACCTGTTTGGTGAAACCTCTGAAGGGATCGTCATCAGCCGCTTTGGCATGCATGCCGATGTCGAATCCGCCGATGGCAGCGTTCACCGCTGCAACATTCGCCGCACGATCCGTTCGCTGGTCACCGGCGATCGCGTCGTCTGGAGACCCGGTAAAGATGCCGCCGACGGCGTCAATGTGAAAGGGATTGTCGAAGCGGTACACGAGCGGACTTCCGTCCTGACTCGTCCGGACTTTTACGATGGCGTTAAGCCTATTGCCGCCAATATCGATCAGATAGTGATTGTTTCCGCGATCCTGCCCGAGCTGTCTCTGAACATTATCGACCGCTATCTGGTCGCCTGCGAGACGCTGGACGTTGAACCGCTGATTGTGCTCAATAAGACCGACCTGCTGGATGCCGACGGCATGGCCTTCGTGAACGAGCAGATGGATATCTACCGCGGCATCGGCTATCGCGTACTGATGGTTTCCAGCCGTACTCAGGATGGCCTCAAGCCGCTTGAGGAAGCGCTCACCGACCGTATCAGTATCTTTGCCGGGCAGTCCGGGGTGGGGAAATCCAGTCTGCTGAACGCGCTGCTGGGTCTGCATGAAGATCAGATCCTGACCAATGACGTGTCTGACAACTCAGGACTGGGCCAGCACACCACCACCGCCGCGCGCCTCTATCACTTCCCGCACGGCGGCGATGTCATTGACTCCCCTGGCGTTCGCGAATTCGGCCTGTGGCACCTGGAAGCGGAACAAATTACCCGCGGCTTTGTCGAATTCCATGATTATTTAGGCCGTTGTAAATATCGCGACTGCAAGCATGATAGCGATCCGGGCTGCGCCATTCGTGAAGCGGTAGAAAATGGCCACATCGCCGAGAGCCGTTTTGCAAACTATCACCGTATTCTGGAAAGCATGACTCAGGTGCAGGTAAAAACGCGTAAAAGCTTTTCATCATCCGATGACTGA
- the asd gene encoding archaetidylserine decarboxylase (Phosphatidylserine decarboxylase is synthesized as a single chain precursor. Generation of the pyruvoyl active site from a Ser is coupled to cleavage of a Gly-Ser bond between the larger (beta) and smaller (alpha chains). It is an integral membrane protein.): MLNDLKLSLQYILPKLWLTRLAGWGASKRAGWLTKLVIDLFVKCYKVDMKEAQKPDTASYRTFNDFFVRPLREDARPLNTDPNVLVMPADGVISQLGAIEDDKILQAKGHNYTLEALLAGNYQMADLFRNGTFATTYLSPRDYHRVHMPCNGILREMIYVPGDLFSVNHLTAQNVPNLFARNERVICLFDTEFGPMVQILVGATIVGSIETVWSGTVTPPREGVIKRWTWPAGDSEGSVALLKGQEMGRFKLGSTVINLFAPGTVQLVEQLHSLSATRLGQPLATAVETMSASADDVSPLSDATQDEG; encoded by the coding sequence TTGTTAAACGATCTTAAACTTTCACTGCAATACATTCTGCCTAAACTGTGGCTCACCCGCCTCGCAGGCTGGGGTGCGAGCAAACGGGCGGGTTGGCTGACAAAGCTGGTCATCGATCTGTTCGTGAAATGCTACAAGGTCGATATGAAAGAGGCGCAAAAGCCCGATACCGCCAGCTACCGTACCTTTAACGATTTCTTCGTGCGCCCGCTGCGCGAAGATGCCCGTCCGTTGAACACGGACCCTAACGTGCTGGTCATGCCTGCCGATGGCGTTATCAGCCAGTTGGGCGCTATCGAAGACGACAAAATTTTGCAGGCCAAAGGCCACAACTACACGCTGGAAGCGCTGCTGGCGGGGAACTACCAGATGGCCGATCTGTTCCGCAACGGCACCTTCGCCACCACCTACCTGTCGCCGCGTGACTACCACCGCGTGCACATGCCGTGCAACGGTATCCTGCGTGAAATGATCTACGTTCCGGGGGATCTGTTCTCCGTTAACCACCTGACCGCACAGAACGTTCCGAATCTGTTTGCCCGTAACGAGCGCGTCATCTGCCTGTTTGATACTGAGTTTGGCCCGATGGTGCAAATTCTGGTGGGGGCGACAATTGTTGGCAGCATTGAAACCGTGTGGTCCGGTACGGTGACCCCGCCGCGTGAAGGCGTCATCAAACGCTGGACCTGGCCGGCGGGCGACAGCGAAGGTTCCGTCGCGCTGCTGAAAGGCCAGGAGATGGGCCGCTTTAAGCTCGGTTCGACGGTAATCAACCTGTTTGCCCCGGGCACAGTGCAACTGGTTGAACAGCTGCACAGCCTCTCCGCTACCCGACTCGGCCAGCCGCTGGCGACGGCCGTAGAGACCATGTCCGCGAGCGCAGACGACGTCAGCCCACTGAGCGACGCGACGCAAGACGAAGGTTAA
- the mscM gene encoding miniconductance mechanosensitive channel MscM: protein MRLIYIFLLAWSLSLGAYAATAPDAKQIAQELEQAKAAKPAQPGTVEALQSALNALEERSASLERARQYQQVIDNFPKLFQTLRSQINNLADEPRQVSTSLSTDALNQEILQVSSQLLEASRQAQQEQERARDIADSLNQLPQQQSDARRQLNEVERRVGAQTSNTPLAQAQNLGLQAESARLKALVNELDLAQLSANNRQELSRMRGDLAQKQGKLLDGYLQALRNQLNSQRQREAEKALESTELLAENSENLPPELVAQFKVNRELSQALNQQAQRMDLVASQQRQAANQTLQVRQALNTLREQSQWLGSSNLLGEALRAQVARLPEIPKPQQLDTEMAQLRVQRLHYEDLLGNQPQLRLIHQADGEPLTSEQNRILEAQLRTQTELLNSLLQGGDTLILELTKLKVSNGQLEDALKEINEATHRYLFWTSDVSPIDFSWPLDIVHNLRRLVSLDTISQLGKASAMMLTSKETLLPLFGALILVGFSISSRRHFTRFLERSSARVGKVTQDHFWLTLRTVFWSILVASPLPVLWMTLGYGLQSAWPYPLAVAIGESVTATVPLLWVVMVCATFARPNGLFIAHFGWPRSRVSKAMRYYLMSIGLIVPLIIALIMFDNLNDREFSASLGRLCFLLICGALALVTLSLKHAGIPLYLDKSGSGDNMVNRMLWNLLLGAPLIAMLAAAIGYLATAQALLARLETSVAIWFLLLVVYHIIRRWMLIQRRRLAFDRAKHRRAEILAQRARGEDDVVHSSSPEGSAEIEVSEVDLDAISTQSLRLVRSLLMLVALVSVIVLWSEIHSAFGFLENISLWDVTSTVQGVESLEPITLGAVLIAILVLIITTQLVRNLPALLELAILQHLDLTPGTGYAITTITKYLLMLIGGLMGFSMIGIEWAKLQWLVAALGVGLGFGLQEIFANFISGLIILFEKPIRIGDTVTIRDLTGSVTRINTRATTISDWDRKEIIVPNKAFITEQFINWSLSDSVTRVVLTIPAPADASTEEVTQILIAAAHRCSLVIDTPAPEAFLVDLQQGIQIFELRIYAAEMGHRMPLRHELHQLILAGYREHGIDMPFPPFQMRLESIDGRKSSRALTSAGRSSRTAGSL from the coding sequence GTGCGCCTGATATATATTTTCCTGCTGGCCTGGAGCCTCAGTCTGGGGGCGTACGCAGCGACAGCCCCCGATGCGAAACAGATCGCTCAGGAACTGGAACAGGCGAAGGCGGCAAAACCCGCTCAGCCTGGTACCGTTGAAGCGTTACAATCTGCGCTGAACGCGCTTGAGGAACGCAGCGCCTCCCTTGAGCGCGCGCGCCAGTATCAGCAGGTGATTGATAACTTCCCCAAACTGTTCCAGACCCTGCGTTCGCAAATCAATAACCTGGCCGATGAACCGCGCCAGGTCTCAACCAGCCTCTCCACGGATGCGCTGAACCAGGAAATCCTGCAGGTCAGCAGTCAACTGCTCGAAGCCAGTCGCCAGGCCCAGCAGGAGCAAGAACGCGCCCGCGATATCGCCGATTCGCTTAACCAGCTTCCGCAGCAGCAGAGCGACGCGCGTCGCCAGCTCAATGAGGTTGAGCGCCGCGTCGGCGCGCAAACCAGCAATACGCCGCTGGCACAGGCCCAGAATCTGGGTCTGCAGGCGGAATCTGCGCGCCTGAAAGCGCTGGTCAACGAGCTGGATCTGGCCCAGCTGTCAGCGAACAATCGTCAGGAGCTGTCGCGGATGCGCGGCGATCTGGCGCAGAAGCAGGGCAAGCTGCTCGACGGCTATCTGCAGGCGCTGCGTAATCAGCTTAATAGCCAGCGTCAGCGTGAAGCGGAAAAAGCGCTGGAAAGCACCGAGCTGCTGGCGGAGAACAGTGAAAACCTGCCGCCGGAGCTGGTGGCCCAGTTTAAAGTCAACCGCGAACTCTCGCAGGCGCTGAACCAGCAGGCCCAGCGTATGGATCTGGTAGCTTCGCAGCAGCGTCAGGCGGCCAACCAGACGCTGCAGGTGCGCCAGGCGCTGAATACCTTGCGCGAGCAGTCGCAGTGGCTGGGCTCCTCCAATCTGCTGGGCGAAGCCCTGCGCGCCCAGGTGGCCCGTCTGCCGGAAATACCGAAACCGCAGCAGCTGGATACCGAGATGGCGCAGCTGCGGGTGCAGCGTCTGCATTATGAGGATCTGCTTGGCAACCAGCCGCAGCTACGCCTGATTCACCAGGCGGACGGCGAACCGCTCACCAGCGAACAAAACCGCATTCTGGAAGCTCAGCTGCGCACGCAAACTGAGTTGCTTAATTCGCTGCTGCAGGGCGGCGATACGCTGATCCTGGAACTGACCAAGCTGAAAGTCTCCAACGGCCAGCTTGAAGACGCGCTGAAAGAGATCAACGAAGCAACCCACCGCTATCTGTTCTGGACGTCGGATGTCAGCCCGATTGATTTTTCATGGCCGCTGGATATCGTCCATAATCTGCGCCGTCTGGTCTCTCTCGATACGATAAGCCAGCTGGGCAAGGCCAGCGCCATGATGTTAACCAGCAAGGAGACGCTGCTGCCGCTGTTTGGCGCGCTAATCCTGGTCGGCTTCAGCATCAGCTCGCGCCGCCACTTTACCCGCTTCCTCGAACGCTCCAGCGCCCGCGTCGGTAAAGTGACGCAGGATCATTTCTGGCTCACGCTGCGCACGGTGTTCTGGTCGATTCTGGTGGCCTCTCCCCTCCCCGTGCTGTGGATGACGCTGGGCTACGGTCTGCAATCGGCATGGCCCTACCCGCTGGCGGTCGCGATCGGCGAAAGCGTCACCGCCACGGTGCCGCTGCTGTGGGTGGTGATGGTTTGCGCCACCTTCGCGCGTCCAAACGGCCTGTTTATCGCGCATTTCGGCTGGCCGCGCAGTCGCGTCAGCAAAGCCATGCGCTACTACCTGATGAGCATCGGCCTGATCGTCCCGCTGATTATCGCGCTGATCATGTTTGATAATCTCAACGACCGCGAGTTTTCCGCTTCGCTCGGCCGTCTGTGCTTCCTGCTGATTTGCGGGGCACTGGCGCTGGTCACCCTGAGCCTGAAGCATGCCGGCATCCCGCTGTATCTCGATAAAAGCGGCAGCGGCGATAATATGGTTAACCGCATGCTGTGGAACCTGCTGCTCGGCGCGCCGTTAATCGCCATGCTGGCGGCGGCGATCGGCTATCTGGCCACCGCTCAGGCGCTGCTGGCCAGGCTGGAAACCTCCGTTGCTATCTGGTTCCTGCTGCTGGTGGTCTACCACATCATTCGCCGCTGGATGCTGATTCAGCGCCGCCGGCTGGCCTTCGATCGCGCCAAACATCGCCGGGCGGAAATCCTTGCCCAGCGCGCTCGCGGTGAAGATGACGTGGTGCATTCCAGCAGCCCGGAAGGTTCTGCGGAAATCGAAGTGAGCGAAGTCGATCTTGATGCTATCAGTACGCAGTCCCTGCGCCTGGTCCGTTCGCTGCTGATGCTGGTCGCGCTGGTCTCGGTGATCGTCCTGTGGTCAGAAATTCACTCCGCCTTCGGTTTCCTCGAAAATATCTCGTTGTGGGACGTCACCTCGACGGTGCAGGGCGTTGAAAGTCTGGAGCCGATTACCCTCGGCGCCGTGCTGATTGCCATCCTGGTGCTGATTATCACCACCCAGCTGGTGCGAAACCTCCCGGCGCTGCTGGAGCTGGCTATCCTGCAACACCTCGATCTCACCCCGGGGACCGGGTATGCCATCACCACCATTACCAAATATCTGCTGATGCTGATTGGCGGCCTGATGGGCTTCTCGATGATTGGGATTGAATGGGCGAAGCTGCAGTGGCTGGTCGCCGCGCTCGGCGTGGGGCTGGGCTTTGGTCTCCAGGAAATCTTCGCCAACTTTATCTCCGGCCTGATCATCCTGTTTGAAAAGCCGATACGTATTGGCGATACGGTGACGATCCGCGATCTGACCGGCAGCGTCACCCGCATCAATACCCGGGCAACCACCATCAGCGACTGGGACCGTAAAGAAATTATCGTGCCTAACAAGGCCTTTATCACCGAGCAGTTTATCAACTGGTCGCTCTCTGACTCGGTCACCCGCGTGGTGTTAACCATCCCGGCACCGGCAGATGCGAGTACGGAAGAAGTCACGCAGATCCTGATAGCCGCCGCCCACCGCTGTTCGCTGGTGATAGACACGCCAGCGCCGGAAGCGTTCCTCGTCGACCTGCAGCAGGGGATTCAGATTTTCGAGCTGCGTATCTACGCCGCCGAGATGGGGCATCGTATGCCGCTGCGCCACGAGCTACACCAGCTGATTCTGGCCGGCTATCGCGAACACGGTATCGATATGCCGTTCCCGCCGTTCCAGATGCGTCTGGAAAGCATCGATGGCAGAAAAAGCAGCCGCGCGCTGACCTCGGCAGGGAGATCCAGCCGCACGGCAGGGAGCCTGTAA
- the epmA gene encoding elongation factor P--(R)-beta-lysine ligase, which produces MSETATWQPSASIPNLLKRAAIMAEIRRFFSDRGVLEVETPCMSQATVTDIHLFPFQTRFVGPGYSQGMDLYLMTSPEYHMKRLLAAGCGPVFQLCRSFRNEEMGRHHNPEFTMLEWYRPCYDMYRLINEVDDLLQQVLECQPAESLSYQQAFLRHLELDPLSADKTQLREAAAKLDLSNIADTEEDRDTLLQLLFTMGVEPHIGKDRPTFVYHFPASQASLAQISTEDHRVAERFEVYYKGIELANGFHELTDAREQQQRFEQDNRKRAARGLPQQPIDRNLLDALAAGLPDCSGVALGVDRVVMLALGAESISEVIAFTVDRA; this is translated from the coding sequence ATGAGCGAGACGGCAACCTGGCAGCCGAGCGCGTCCATTCCCAACCTGTTGAAACGCGCGGCGATAATGGCGGAAATTCGCCGTTTCTTTAGCGATCGCGGCGTACTGGAGGTGGAGACGCCTTGCATGAGTCAGGCTACGGTGACGGATATTCACCTGTTTCCGTTCCAGACCCGTTTCGTCGGCCCTGGCTATTCCCAGGGGATGGATCTCTATCTGATGACCAGCCCGGAATACCATATGAAGCGCCTGCTGGCCGCGGGCTGTGGCCCGGTATTCCAGCTGTGTCGTAGCTTCCGCAATGAAGAGATGGGGCGGCACCACAATCCGGAATTCACGATGCTGGAATGGTATCGTCCGTGCTATGACATGTACCGTCTGATTAACGAAGTCGATGATTTGCTGCAGCAGGTGCTGGAGTGCCAGCCGGCGGAAAGCCTCTCTTATCAGCAGGCGTTTCTGCGTCACCTTGAGCTTGATCCGCTGTCGGCCGATAAGACGCAGCTGCGCGAGGCGGCGGCGAAGCTCGATCTGAGTAATATTGCCGATACGGAAGAAGACCGGGATACCTTGCTGCAGCTGCTGTTTACCATGGGCGTCGAGCCGCATATTGGTAAAGATCGCCCGACCTTTGTCTATCACTTCCCGGCCAGCCAGGCGTCTCTGGCGCAAATCAGCACCGAAGATCACCGCGTGGCGGAGCGTTTTGAGGTCTATTACAAGGGCATTGAGCTGGCGAATGGTTTCCACGAACTGACCGACGCGCGTGAACAGCAGCAGCGTTTCGAGCAGGACAACCGCAAACGTGCCGCTCGCGGTCTGCCGCAGCAGCCTATCGATCGGAATCTGCTGGATGCGCTGGCCGCCGGGCTGCCGGACTGTTCCGGCGTCGCGCTGGGGGTCGATCGCGTGGTGATGCTGGCATTGGGTGCCGAAAGCATCAGCGAAGTGATTGCCTTTACCGTCGATCGCGCCTGA
- the frdA gene encoding fumarate reductase (quinol) flavoprotein subunit, which translates to MQTFQADLAVIGAGGAGLRAAIAAAQANPHAKIALISKVYPMRSHTVAAEGGSAAVAQDHDSFEYHFHDTVAGGDWLCEQDVVDYFVHHCPTEMTQLEQWGCPWSRRPDGSVNVRRFGGMKIERTWFAADKTGFHMLHTLFQTSLQFPQIQRFDEHFVLDILVDDGQARGLVAMNMMEGSLVQIRANAVVLATGGAGRVYRYNTNGGIVTGDGMGMALSHGVPLRDMEFVQYHPTGLPGSGILMTEGCRGEGGILVNKNGYRYLQDYGMGPETPLGEPKNKYMELGPRDKVSQAFWHEWRKGNTIPTPRGDVVYLDLRHLGEKKLLERLPFICELAKAYVGVDPVKEPIPVRPTAHYTMGGIETDQQCETRIKGLFAVGECSSVGLHGANRLGSNSLAELVVFGRLAGEQAIKRAAEAGEANVNALDAQAADVEKRLNHLVNQEGNENWAKIRDEMGLSMEEGCGIYRTPELMQKTIDKLAELQERFKRVRITDNSSVFNTDLLYTIELGHGLNVAECMAHSAIARKESRGAHQRLDEGCTERDDVNFLKHTLAFRDADGTTRLQYGEVKITSLPPAKRVYGAEAEAAEKKETANG; encoded by the coding sequence GTGCAAACTTTTCAAGCCGATCTTGCTGTTATTGGCGCTGGCGGAGCGGGTCTTCGCGCCGCTATTGCCGCGGCGCAGGCAAATCCACATGCCAAAATCGCACTGATTTCAAAAGTCTATCCCATGCGCAGCCATACCGTTGCGGCCGAGGGAGGTTCTGCTGCCGTTGCACAGGATCATGACAGCTTTGAGTACCATTTTCACGATACCGTCGCCGGCGGCGACTGGCTCTGCGAGCAGGATGTCGTCGATTACTTTGTTCACCACTGCCCCACGGAAATGACCCAGCTTGAGCAGTGGGGATGTCCGTGGAGCCGCCGTCCGGATGGTAGCGTCAACGTGCGCCGCTTCGGGGGGATGAAAATCGAACGCACGTGGTTTGCCGCCGATAAGACCGGCTTCCATATGCTGCATACCCTGTTCCAGACCTCCCTCCAGTTCCCGCAAATTCAACGCTTCGATGAACACTTCGTCCTCGACATTCTGGTCGACGATGGGCAGGCCCGTGGCCTGGTGGCGATGAACATGATGGAAGGTTCGCTGGTCCAAATCCGCGCCAACGCGGTGGTGCTGGCGACCGGCGGCGCGGGACGTGTCTATCGCTACAACACCAACGGCGGCATCGTCACCGGCGACGGAATGGGGATGGCGCTGAGCCACGGCGTACCGCTGCGCGATATGGAGTTTGTCCAGTATCACCCCACCGGCCTGCCGGGTTCCGGCATTCTGATGACCGAAGGCTGCCGCGGTGAAGGCGGTATTCTGGTCAACAAAAATGGCTACCGCTATCTGCAGGATTACGGCATGGGTCCGGAAACGCCGCTGGGCGAGCCTAAAAACAAATATATGGAGCTCGGTCCGCGCGACAAAGTCTCCCAGGCCTTCTGGCACGAATGGCGTAAAGGTAACACCATCCCGACGCCGCGCGGCGACGTGGTCTATCTCGACCTGCGTCATCTCGGTGAGAAAAAACTGCTTGAACGCCTGCCGTTTATCTGCGAGCTGGCTAAAGCCTATGTCGGCGTTGACCCGGTGAAAGAGCCGATTCCGGTCCGCCCGACCGCCCACTACACCATGGGCGGCATTGAAACCGACCAGCAGTGCGAAACGCGGATTAAAGGCCTGTTCGCGGTTGGAGAATGTTCTTCCGTCGGCCTGCATGGCGCCAACCGCCTCGGCTCCAACTCGCTGGCGGAACTGGTGGTCTTTGGTCGCCTCGCCGGTGAACAAGCCATAAAACGTGCAGCAGAAGCCGGGGAAGCCAACGTCAATGCGCTGGACGCGCAGGCTGCCGATGTAGAAAAACGTCTTAACCATCTCGTCAATCAGGAAGGTAACGAAAACTGGGCGAAAATTCGCGATGAAATGGGACTGTCGATGGAAGAAGGCTGCGGTATCTATCGCACGCCGGAGCTGATGCAGAAAACCATCGATAAGCTGGCGGAACTGCAGGAGCGCTTTAAGCGCGTGCGCATTACCGACAACTCCAGCGTCTTCAACACCGACCTGCTCTACACCATCGAACTGGGCCATGGCCTGAACGTCGCTGAATGTATGGCGCACTCCGCGATTGCACGTAAAGAGTCACGCGGTGCGCACCAGCGTCTGGATGAAGGCTGCACTGAACGTGATGATGTCAATTTCCTCAAACATACGCTGGCCTTCCGCGATGCGGATGGCACTACGCGCCTGCAATACGGCGAGGTGAAAATCACCTCTCTGCCGCCGGCGAAACGCGTATATGGCGCAGAAGCGGAAGCAGCCGAGAAGAAGGAGACGGCAAATGGCTGA
- the frdB gene encoding fumarate reductase iron-sulfur protein: MAEMKNLKIEVVRYNPEVDTAPHSAFYEVPYDEQTSLLDALGYIKDNLAPDLSYRWSCRMAICGSCGMMVNKVPKLACKTFLREYTRGIKVEALGNFPIERDLVVDMTHFIESLEAIKPYIIGNPRTPDQGPNKQTPAQMAKYHQFSGCINCGLCYAACPQFGLNPEFIGPAAITLAHRYNEDSRDHGKKERMAQLNGQNGVWTCTFVGYCSEVCPKHVDPAAAIQQGKVESSKDFLIATLKPR; the protein is encoded by the coding sequence ATGGCTGAGATGAAAAACCTCAAAATTGAAGTGGTGCGCTACAACCCGGAAGTGGACACCGCACCGCACAGCGCGTTCTATGAAGTGCCTTATGATGAACAAACCTCGTTGCTCGACGCACTGGGTTATATCAAAGATAACCTCGCGCCGGACCTCAGCTATCGCTGGTCCTGCCGCATGGCTATCTGCGGTTCCTGTGGGATGATGGTCAATAAAGTGCCGAAGCTGGCCTGTAAAACCTTCCTGCGCGAATACACCAGGGGCATTAAGGTTGAGGCGCTGGGCAACTTCCCGATTGAACGCGATCTGGTGGTCGATATGACCCACTTTATCGAGAGTCTGGAGGCCATTAAGCCCTATATTATTGGCAACCCGCGCACACCGGATCAGGGGCCAAACAAACAAACCCCGGCGCAGATGGCCAAATACCATCAGTTTTCTGGCTGTATCAACTGCGGCCTGTGCTACGCCGCCTGCCCGCAGTTTGGTCTTAATCCGGAGTTTATCGGCCCGGCGGCCATCACCCTCGCCCATCGCTACAACGAAGACAGTCGCGACCATGGCAAGAAGGAGCGTATGGCGCAGCTTAACGGTCAGAACGGCGTCTGGACCTGTACCTTCGTAGGCTATTGCTCGGAAGTCTGTCCGAAGCATGTCGATCCGGCAGCCGCCATTCAGCAGGGCAAGGTAGAAAGCTCGAAAGACTTTCTTATCGCGACCCTGAAACCACGCTAA
- the frdC gene encoding fumarate reductase subunit FrdC, with translation MTTKRKPYVRPMTSTWWKKLPFYRFYMVREGTAVPTVWFSIVLIYGLFALKNGAESWAGYVGFLQNPVVVILNLITLGAALLHTKTWFELAPKAASIIIKGEKMGPEPVIKGLWVVTALVTVVILFVALLW, from the coding sequence ATGACGACTAAACGCAAACCCTACGTGCGGCCGATGACGTCCACCTGGTGGAAAAAACTGCCGTTTTATCGCTTCTACATGGTGCGTGAAGGAACCGCAGTGCCAACGGTATGGTTCAGTATCGTGCTGATTTACGGTCTGTTTGCCCTGAAAAATGGCGCAGAAAGCTGGGCTGGCTATGTCGGTTTCCTGCAAAACCCGGTGGTGGTGATCCTGAATCTGATCACTCTTGGCGCCGCGCTGCTGCACACGAAAACCTGGTTTGAGCTGGCGCCGAAAGCCGCCAGTATCATTATTAAGGGTGAAAAAATGGGGCCAGAGCCGGTGATTAAAGGGCTTTGGGTGGTGACCGCGCTGGTGACCGTGGTGATCCTGTTTGTTGCCCTGTTGTGGTAA